From Electrophorus electricus isolate fEleEle1 chromosome 8, fEleEle1.pri, whole genome shotgun sequence, the proteins below share one genomic window:
- the slc35a1 gene encoding CMP-sialic acid transporter isoform X2 encodes MANEPASVVFKVYCLTVMTLVAATYTVTLRYTRTVSSDMYFSTTAVCMAEVIKLALSLGMLARESGGFSRWKSALVDHVVRSPRELLKLSVPSIVYAIQNNMAFIALSNLDAAVYQVTYQLKIPCTALCTVLMLHRSLSQLQWFSVFMLCVGVTLVQWKPAELTKVQVVQSPFIGFFAVAIAVLCSGFAGVYFEKVLKSSDTSLWVRNIQMYLSGILVTGIGVYLTDGPHVMAQGFFYGYTPWVCLVVFLASVGGLYTSVVVKYTDNIMKSFSAAAAIVLSTVASVLLFGLQITVTFGTGALLVCISIYLYGLPKQDTSVLARPDASKPTREKIIPM; translated from the exons ATGGCTAATG AGCCCGCGAGCGTGGTGTTCAAGGTGTACTGCCTGACGGTGATGACGCTGGTGGCGGCGACCTACACCGTGACCCTGCGGTACACCAGGACGGTGTCGTCGGACATGTACTTCTCCACGACCGCGGTGTGCATGGCTGAAGTCATAAAACTGGCCCTCAGTTTGGGAATGCTGGCCAG AGAGTCGGGAGGTTTCAGCCGCTGGAAGAGTGCACTAGTAGACCACGTGGTCAGGAGTCCCAGAGAACTGCTGAAGTTGAGCGTGCCGTCCATAGTGTACGCCATCCAGAACAACATGGCCTTCATCGCCCTGAGCAACCTGGATGCAGCGGTGTATCAG GTGACGTACCAGCTGAAGATTCCGTGCACGGCCCTGTGCACAGTGCTCATGTTGCATCGCTCTCTCAGCCAGCTGCAGTGGTTCTCTGTCTTCATGCTGTGTGTCGGCGTCACGCTTGTGCAGTGGAAGCCTGCAGAACTCACTAAAGTTCAG GTGGTGCAGAGCCCATTTATAGGGTTTTTTGCTGTTGCCATAGCCGTCCTCTGTTCCGGGTTTGCAG GTGTATACTTTGAGAAGGTGCTGAAGAGCTCAGACACATCGCTGTGGGTGCGAAACATTCAGATGTACCTGTCTGGCATCCTGGTGACAGGGATCGGCGTCTACCTGACAGATGGGCCACATGTGATGGCTCAGGGCTTCTTCTATGGATACACCCCCTGGGTGTGCCTCGTGGTCT ttCTGGCGAGCGTGGGAGGCCTGTACACCTCAGTGGTGGTGAAATACACTGATAACATTATGAAGAGCTTCTCAGCCGCTGCAGCCATCGTGCTGTCTACCGTTGCCTCAGTCCTGCTGTTTGGTCTCCAGATCA CTGTGACTTTTGGCACTGGAGCCCTGCTCGTCTGCATCTCCATTTACCTGTACGGTTTGCCCAAGCAGGACACCAGCGTGCTGGCAAGACCTGATGCCAGTAAGCCCACCCGGGAGAAGATAATCCCCATGTGA
- the slc35a1 gene encoding CMP-sialic acid transporter isoform X1, with translation MNGKQPASVVFKVYCLTVMTLVAATYTVTLRYTRTVSSDMYFSTTAVCMAEVIKLALSLGMLARESGGFSRWKSALVDHVVRSPRELLKLSVPSIVYAIQNNMAFIALSNLDAAVYQVTYQLKIPCTALCTVLMLHRSLSQLQWFSVFMLCVGVTLVQWKPAELTKVQVVQSPFIGFFAVAIAVLCSGFAGVYFEKVLKSSDTSLWVRNIQMYLSGILVTGIGVYLTDGPHVMAQGFFYGYTPWVCLVVFLASVGGLYTSVVVKYTDNIMKSFSAAAAIVLSTVASVLLFGLQITVTFGTGALLVCISIYLYGLPKQDTSVLARPDASKPTREKIIPM, from the exons ATGAATGGGAAAC AGCCCGCGAGCGTGGTGTTCAAGGTGTACTGCCTGACGGTGATGACGCTGGTGGCGGCGACCTACACCGTGACCCTGCGGTACACCAGGACGGTGTCGTCGGACATGTACTTCTCCACGACCGCGGTGTGCATGGCTGAAGTCATAAAACTGGCCCTCAGTTTGGGAATGCTGGCCAG AGAGTCGGGAGGTTTCAGCCGCTGGAAGAGTGCACTAGTAGACCACGTGGTCAGGAGTCCCAGAGAACTGCTGAAGTTGAGCGTGCCGTCCATAGTGTACGCCATCCAGAACAACATGGCCTTCATCGCCCTGAGCAACCTGGATGCAGCGGTGTATCAG GTGACGTACCAGCTGAAGATTCCGTGCACGGCCCTGTGCACAGTGCTCATGTTGCATCGCTCTCTCAGCCAGCTGCAGTGGTTCTCTGTCTTCATGCTGTGTGTCGGCGTCACGCTTGTGCAGTGGAAGCCTGCAGAACTCACTAAAGTTCAG GTGGTGCAGAGCCCATTTATAGGGTTTTTTGCTGTTGCCATAGCCGTCCTCTGTTCCGGGTTTGCAG GTGTATACTTTGAGAAGGTGCTGAAGAGCTCAGACACATCGCTGTGGGTGCGAAACATTCAGATGTACCTGTCTGGCATCCTGGTGACAGGGATCGGCGTCTACCTGACAGATGGGCCACATGTGATGGCTCAGGGCTTCTTCTATGGATACACCCCCTGGGTGTGCCTCGTGGTCT ttCTGGCGAGCGTGGGAGGCCTGTACACCTCAGTGGTGGTGAAATACACTGATAACATTATGAAGAGCTTCTCAGCCGCTGCAGCCATCGTGCTGTCTACCGTTGCCTCAGTCCTGCTGTTTGGTCTCCAGATCA CTGTGACTTTTGGCACTGGAGCCCTGCTCGTCTGCATCTCCATTTACCTGTACGGTTTGCCCAAGCAGGACACCAGCGTGCTGGCAAGACCTGATGCCAGTAAGCCCACCCGGGAGAAGATAATCCCCATGTGA